The sequence GACTTATTATGGGTGAAAGCACGGGCTCATTTCTTACTGGGACAGTATGCTCAGGCCCAGACGGTGGTCAATGTACTCGCTCCGTCGAATACGCTGAATCCGGGCAGCCCGACATACCAGCAGGACTTGGCTGCGCTGATTGAAAGCCTTCGCGGTACTGTGTAACACAAACAACTACAAAGGAAAAATATCATGAAAAAGTTTTATGCATATATGTGGTTGCTGGCGTTGCTCATGACGGGTGTTCAGGGCTTCGCTCAGCAAATTGCCGTCGCACCGGACAGCTTATGGATTGTCGTCGGTGCTGGGGATTCCGTGAAAAGAACAATTACTATTCAAAACGTCGATTTAAGTAATGTATTAAACTGGAGAATAGTCACGAATTCGGAATCGTCGCCTAGTTTTTCGGCTTATCGAGAGAGTGCCATTTCGCCGAGGGCCGGTTTTTCTTTTTTCACATCAAACTTCAGCGTCACGTCATCCAAAGTTCTGGTTCTAATATCGAGTTCGACAGGTGGCTCAGTAAATCGAGCATTAAATGAATTACAGGTTCCGTTTGATTCAATAAATATTCCACTGGATTCGATTGACGCAAGAAATCTCATCACAGGGATTGATTATTCGAATTATCATACCATTTTTGTCTCTTTGAACGGGGCTTACGTGGATGAAAGAAGTATAGAAGCACTTGCCAATGCTGCCTTATCAGGAAAAACACTGTTTATAATGGGAGGCACCGACTACTCCCGTTATTATGACGGAGTTAACAACTTTTTATTGTCTCATAATAATATACACGGATGGAACATTTCAAATACGCCGCACTTCAGTATTGCCGATCCTTCCAATCGCCTTGCGTACAATCTTCCGGGCACATATAACTTTGAAAATCCTCAAACAGCTTTTTACTCATTACGAATTACTGACCCACTGGCATCAACGGTTGCGGTAAACGGTGATGGTTATCCGGCATTAGTCGAGAAACGCATTGGCAGTGGCAGGTTGATATATTTTTTAAGTCCCGGTGACAATTACTATTGGGGCTCTTCAAATGATTTTGACGTTTTAAAAATAATAATTAGGAACTCGTTACAACCGTTTTGGCTAACGGTTAATCCTCACGAAGGTAGTGTGGCTGCCAATTCAAGCGTGCAGGTGGGCGTAACGATTGACGGATCGTTTCTATATCCCGGGGATTATGAGGCTTCCATTAAAATTTACAGCAACGACATGAATCCTGCTGATACAATAATTACCTTGCCGGTTAAAGTGACGGTGCTTCCACCACAGATGTCTGTTACTCCTGATACGTCTTTTGATATTGAGTGTGCGTTGGGTGATACAACTGATTTGGCTCTTTCAATTAATAATATAGGAGGGCAAGGAAGGTTATTCTGGTACGGATCGATTATGGAATCCTCAGGTCTTCCGGTTCAATTGCTTCCATCATCAGGAAATATAGCTCAGAATGGAATGGGTGAATTTTTGATTAAGTTACTGCCGGCTTACATCCCAGGCTCCTACGATGTCAAAGTTAAAATCGTAAGTAATGATCCTGCCAATCCGACTGATTTGGTTTCAATTCACGCTACGGTATTGCCGCCTGAAATCAATGTCAGCACCGAAGCGATTGTTAAAAGAGTAGAAAAAAACGGAAATGCCAGCGCTACTCTGTCGATCAATAATAACGGATCGGGCAAATTATTTTGGAATCTTTCATTACAAAATAATGTTCCACATCAGCAAACAATTCAGATTCATCGTAACGTGCATAAAGGTTTTAATAGTAACCGTCAAACACAGAAAGGGTCGTTTGATAAATTATTGCCATCGTCTCAAACGTTTTCGACTCAAACGTATGATTTGATACCGGGCTCATTCGATGAACTGGCATCCGCTGAAGATATTTTGACATGTTTTACAGCCGACCCTCAGACCGGATTAATTTATACACAAGAAGATCATGGATATAGATTCTATCAATACGATCCTACGACCAATAGCTGGATAGCATTAGCCAACGCTCCAATTTTTAGCGGTGAGAATGGCAGTGCGGTTGTACTTAATGGCAAAGTTTATACAAGTTATGTGTGGCAAAATGTTATAGGTATATATGACATCGCTTCAAATACTTGGACGTATATGGACTCTCCGGTTTCATCGGGTTTACTTGAAGCCTTCGGTGGAAAAATTTATCAAGCCGATCAATACCTCTTTGTGAATTATGATCCGGTTACTACACTGTGGGATACATTGCCTCACCCGGGAGAAATTAATTTAAATTTTTATTACGAAAATAATTGGGGTGGGTTACGCTATTACAACGGTTACATGTATGACCTTGCCGGTGATGGTGACACGACATTTGCAAAATTTAATCTCATGACGGAAGAATGGACGATGTTGCCAGCTCCGCCGCGCGGTGTGGTGCTTGGCACAGCCGTCGACCCGGGTAATCATATGCTGTATGCGGCCGGAAACTACGGTGATGACGGCGATTCCAGTCTCTTTGCGTTCAATTTCCTTACCGAGCAATGGGGCGTCGTCAGCGGCATGCCATTTTCATTCGTCAGTGACATGGGTATGGCGTACGTATCAAACGGAGAGTATCGCGGACTATACCTTATCGAGGGTGAAAATGGTGCAGGTTTCGTACGTTATAATACGGCGTCGGGCATAGACTGGCTTAGCGCGAATGCATATTCGGGAACTATCAATGGCAACAGTTCGGCTAATGTAATGCTGAATTTTATGCCCGATACGTTAGCTTTGGGAGACTATACAGCTAACCTTTATTTATCCAGTAACGACAACGGGAATCCGTTATTCGCCGTTCCGGTAACTATGCAGGTTATTGCCGATGGCACCGGTCCG is a genomic window of bacterium containing:
- a CDS encoding T9SS type A sorting domain-containing protein, which encodes MKKFYAYMWLLALLMTGVQGFAQQIAVAPDSLWIVVGAGDSVKRTITIQNVDLSNVLNWRIVTNSESSPSFSAYRESAISPRAGFSFFTSNFSVTSSKVLVLISSSTGGSVNRALNELQVPFDSINIPLDSIDARNLITGIDYSNYHTIFVSLNGAYVDERSIEALANAALSGKTLFIMGGTDYSRYYDGVNNFLLSHNNIHGWNISNTPHFSIADPSNRLAYNLPGTYNFENPQTAFYSLRITDPLASTVAVNGDGYPALVEKRIGSGRLIYFLSPGDNYYWGSSNDFDVLKIIIRNSLQPFWLTVNPHEGSVAANSSVQVGVTIDGSFLYPGDYEASIKIYSNDMNPADTIITLPVKVTVLPPQMSVTPDTSFDIECALGDTTDLALSINNIGGQGRLFWYGSIMESSGLPVQLLPSSGNIAQNGMGEFLIKLLPAYIPGSYDVKVKIVSNDPANPTDLVSIHATVLPPEINVSTEAIVKRVEKNGNASATLSINNNGSGKLFWNLSLQNNVPHQQTIQIHRNVHKGFNSNRQTQKGSFDKLLPSSQTFSTQTYDLIPGSFDELASAEDILTCFTADPQTGLIYTQEDHGYRFYQYDPTTNSWIALANAPIFSGENGSAVVLNGKVYTSYVWQNVIGIYDIASNTWTYMDSPVSSGLLEAFGGKIYQADQYLFVNYDPVTTLWDTLPHPGEINLNFYYENNWGGLRYYNGYMYDLAGDGDTTFAKFNLMTEEWTMLPAPPRGVVLGTAVDPGNHMLYAAGNYGDDGDSSLFAFNFLTEQWGVVSGMPFSFVSDMGMAYVSNGEYRGLYLIEGENGAGFVRYNTASGIDWLSANAYSGTINGNSSANVMLNFMPDTLALGDYTANLYLSSNDNGNPLFAVPVTMQVIADGTGPVTGISFFQDKYLSQYIDVIATADEPLSGQPLIKVTKPNASQETLTTITVDAAKQVYYGHFKLDASGNYSFTVTSKDTASNLKDSVRTLAAALAKPGDNITLNSVDGVTMMKIADNTMKSDAYLTVTAEGIETYSSEGVYSLTEAYSFGPFGMDLNESVAITFDYSKLDGVDENHLTIYRRTKDGLEMMKTTVNKTTKTASTTTMKMGKYQLFYNANVASEIEGALPKEFALFQNYPNPFNPTTTIRYALPKETRAIVTVYNVLGQKVKTLVNEVQESGVKSVLWDGKNDAGQSVSSGIYFYKIQTKEFTATRKMLFVK